One Labrus mixtus chromosome 12, fLabMix1.1, whole genome shotgun sequence DNA segment encodes these proteins:
- the LOC132984567 gene encoding leukotriene B4 receptor 1-like → MDPLNFTVVMSNISSSPGHPPRPSSGLLPAVVLSLCLLLGVPGNIAVIILRPNRQHMSGLSQSLMLNLAVSDLLCLLTLPLWIYTLLHSWTFGLLACKLLTYLMYCCIYCSLLTVTALSVQRYLQVVHRKKWFKTEGSWRLLVLLWLAAMNLSIPALVVRQTTTDGNSTNCRALYSSRTQQVAVLLTESLLELASVSVVAYAYIRLHRKVEQAAFFNNPQTTRLITSITVTFLVLWLPYLSMNVLSLVAILLKNETLLKFCKDNWNTVGALTFVNSFLDPFMYAFAFTNICNRCFKSERKNSSCKSSTCQEDENKSSG, encoded by the coding sequence ATGGATCCGCTCAACTTCACAGTGGTCATGTCcaacatctcctcctctcctggaCATCCACCTCGTCCCTCCAGTGGTCTGCTGCCTGCGGTGGTTTTGTCACTCTGCCTCCTGCTGGGAGTTCCTGGAAACATCGCTGTGATTATCTTAAGACCAAACCGACAGCACATGTCGGGCCTGAGCCAGAGTTTGATGTTGAATTTGGCCGTATCAGACCTGCTCTGCCTGCTCACACTGCCCCTCTGGATTTACACATTACTGCACAGCTGGACCTTTGGCCTGCTCGCCTGTAAGCTCCTCACATATCTCATGTACTGCTGCATTTATTGTAGCCTTCTGACTGTGACGGCTCTCAGTGTTCAGCGATACCTTCAGGTGGTGCACCGGAAGAAGTGGTTCAAAACTGAAGGAAGTTGGAGGCTGCTGGTTCTGCTTTGGCTGGCTGCAATGAACCTGTCAATCCCTGCTTTAGTGGTCAGACAAACCACAACTGACGGGAATTCAACAAACTGCCGAGCTCTTTACTCCTCCCGGACTCAGCAGGTTGCCGTGCTGCTGACAGAGTCCCTACTGGAATTGGCTTCAGTTTCTGTCGTGGCATATGCATACATCCGCCTCCACAGAAAAGTGGAACAGGCAGCTTTCTTCAACAACCCACAGACGACCCGGCTGATCACAAGCATCACTGTGACCTTTCTTGTCCTCTGGCTGCCATATCTGTCCATGAATGTGCTCAGTCTGGTAGCTATTTTGCTTAAAAATGAAACCCTGCTGAAGTTTTGTAAAGACAACTGGAACACTGTTGGAGCACTGACATTTGTGAATAGCTTCCTGGATCCTTTTATGTATGCGTTCGCTTTTACAAACATCTGCAATAGGTGCTTTAAAAGCGAACGTAAAAACAGTTCATGCAAAAGCTCCACGTGCCAGGAAGATGAAAATAAGTCAAGTGGCTGA
- the LOC132985109 gene encoding serine protease 23-like, translated as MRRRKVYCKIFSDFCRGMGLNHFLFLLFCAAALSASTVFGLDESSEAFKWTRQSLPVLQDTHTELLSPPLFRGQEEDRARGGTETLCGIECQSKQPPVDQTEQERILGYETMYENGTCTHTDISLKGFNKTSAGKPARSSARTRTRRQVYGADGRFVISDSHFITNYPFSTAVRLSIGCSGVLISPKHVLTAAHCIHNGKDYLAGAINLRAGVLQLKTKRRRGGKRRGGRQRDGRKEGGEGQIMEEAEEQNSVDGDGERRRKGDKGRRRRGRKEDEEGVADHGNVDELAGERRGKPKSLNRVQRNAENRKQPVFRWTRVKQMKIPQGWIQSKSSSNSVSSDYDYALLELRRPLKQKYMQLGVAPSAAPLTRIHFSGYDTDKSLLDGHEKVVYRFCSVSNESDDLIYQHCDAKVGATGAGVYIRLRQEEGDIGRKGKWQRRVIGVFSGHQWVEVEGGVQKDFNVAVRITPPKYAQICHWIHGDPSHCKEV; from the exons atgagaagaagaaaagtctaCTGCAAGATTTTTTCGGATTTTTGCAG AGGGATGGGACTCAATCACTTCTTGTTTCTGCTGTTCTGTGCAGCCGCCCTCTCTGCCTCTACAGTTTTTGGTTTAGATGAGAGCAGCGAGGCGTTCAAGTGGACCAGGCAGAGCCTCCCGgtgctgcaggacacacacacagagcttttaAGCCCTCCTTTGTTCAGAGGGCAGGAGGAGGACAGGGcgagaggagggacagagacacTATGTGGAATAGAGTGTCAAAGCAAACAACCACCTGTGGACCAGACAGAACAGGAGAGGATACTGGGATATGAGACAATGTATGAGAACggcacttgcacacacacagatatcagtTTGAAGGGTTTTAacaaaacatctgcaggtaaaccaGCACGTTCATCAGCTCGTACCCGCACGAGACGGCAGGTTTATGGAGCAGACGGGCGCTTTGTCATCTCTGACTCTCATTTTATCACCAACTATCCTTTTTCCACTGCTGTCCGTCTCTCCATAGGCTGCTCTGGAGTCCTAATATCCCCAAAACATGTGCTAACAGCGGCTCACTGCATTCACAACGGGAAAGACTACCTAGCAGGTGCTATAAATCTTAGAGCTGGGGTGCTACAGCTCAAAaccaagagaagaagaggagggaagaggagaggagggcgaCAGAGGgatgggaggaaggaaggaggggagggccAGATAATGGAGGAAGCTGAAGAGCAGAATAGTGtagatggagatggagagagaaggagaaagggaGACAAAGGCAGGAGGcgcagaggaagaaaggaggatgaggaaggggTAGCTGATCATGGAAATGTAGATGAGTTAGCAGGTGAAAGACGAGGGAAACCGAAAAGTCTCAACCGTGTGCAACGCAACGctgaaaacaggaagcagcctGTTTTTCGTTGGACACGtgttaaacaaatgaaaatccCTCAAGGGTGGATCCAAAGCAAGAGCTCTTCCAACTCAGTGTCCTCCGACTACGATTATGCACTCCTGGAGCTGAGACGACCCCTCAAACAGAAGTACATGCAGCTTGGGGTGGCGCCCTCAGCAGCACCCCTAACGCGCATTCACTTCTCAGGCTACGACACGGACAAAAGCCTGCTGGACGGACATGAGAAAGTGGTGTATCGTTTTTGTTCAGTGTCAAACGAGTCCGACGATTTGATTTACCAGCACTGTGATGCTAAGGTGGGCGCTACAGGGGCGGGTGTGTACATTCGTCTGAGACAGGAAGAGGGAGACATAGGGAGGAAAGGGAAGTGGCAGCGGAGGGTGATCGGAGTGTTCTCAGGCCATCAGTGGGTGGAGGTGGAAGGGGGTGTGCAGAAAGACTTTAATGTCGCAGTGAGAATTACTCCACCCAAATATGCCCAGATCTGCCACTGGATCCATGGAGATCCAAGTCACTGTAAAGAGGTGTGA
- the LOC132985089 gene encoding terminal nucleotidyltransferase 5A-like: protein MHESVKCAAADSSSDGESISLSVLNWEQVQRLDTILTGSIPIHGRWSFPTLEVKPRDIVKVVRSRMEEKRIHVREVRLNGSAASYVLHEDSGLGWKDLDLIFCAELKGEMEFQIVKDIVLDSLLDFLPEGVNKEKITPVTLKEAYVQKMVKVCNDSDRWSLISLSNNRGKNVELKFVDSLRRQFEFSVDSFQIRLDSLLLFYECSEHPMAATFHPTILGESVYGDFPTALDHLRKRLICTRSPEEIRGGGLLKYCHLLVRGFRAASDSEMKLLQRYMCSRFFIDFPDVNEQRRKLESYLQNHFVDLEDRKYDYLATLYDVVQESTVCLMGHERRQTLSLISSLALRVLAEQNAIPNAANVTCFYQPAPYVSDGNFSNYYVAQVQPIYPCPPSPPQHYISTSQHPMYATWLPCN, encoded by the exons ATGCACGAGAGCGTCAAGTGTGCTGCGGCTGACAGCAGCTCGGACGGGGAGAGCATCAGCCTCAGTGTGCTCAACTGGGAGCAAGTGCAGCGGCTGGACACCATCCTCACCGGCTCCATCCCCATACACGGCCGCTGGAGCTTCCCCACTCTGGAGGTAAAGCCACGAGACATCGTCAAGGTGGTCCGGAGCCGCATGGAGGAGAAGCGGATACATGTCCGGGAGGTGCGCCTCAACGGCTCTGCGGCCAGCTACGTCCTGCACGAGGACAGCGGGCTGGGATGGAAAGATTTGGACTTGATATTCTGCGCTGAGCTGAAAGGAGAAATGGAGTTTCAGATAGTGAAAGATATCGTGCTGGACTCTCTGCTAGACTTCCTGCCTGAAGGagtgaataaagaaaagataACACCAGTGACTTTAAAG GAGGCCTATGTGCAGAAGATGGTGAAGGTGTGCAATGACTCAGACCGATGGAGCCTCATCTCACTCTCCAACAACCGTGGCAAGAACGTGGAGCTCAAGTTTGTGGACTCTCTTCGACGGCAGTTTGAGTTCAGCGTGGACTCTTTTCAGATCCGCCTGGACTCACTTCTCCTGTTTTACGAGTGCTCAGAGCACCCCATGGCGGCAACTTTCCACCCCACAATCCTCGGGGAGAGCGTCTATGGAGACTTTCCCACCGCTCTCGATCACCTGCGCAAGCGACTCATCTGCACGAGAAGCCCTGAGGAGATCCGTGGCGGGGGTTTACTGaaatactgccacctgctggtgcGGGGTTTCCGCGCGGCTTCGGACAGCGAGATGAAACTGCTGCAGCGCTACATGTGCTCCCGCTTTTTCATAGACTTTCCTGACGTGaatgagcagaggaggaagttGGAGTCATATCTGCAGAACCACTTTGTAGACCTAGAGGACAGGAAGTATGACTACCTGGCCACGTTGTACGACGTGGTGCAGGAGAGTACGGTGTGCCTGATGGGCCACGAAAGGCGCCAAACGCTCAGTCTCATTTCTTCCCTGGCGCTGCGGGTCCTGGCCGAGCAGAACGCCATCCCCAACGCTGCCAATGTAACATGCTTTTATCAGCCGGCTCCTTATGTCTCTGATGGCAACTTCAGCAACTACTATGTAGCGCAGGTTCAGCCTATCTACCCCTgccctccctcacctcctcaGCATTACATTTCTACTTCACAACATCCCATGTACGCCACCTGGTTGCCCTGCAACTAA